From the Acidimicrobiales bacterium genome, the window GCGTCGAGGCCGACCTGGTGCGGGGGTCCGAAGGTGGCGATCCCGGGTCGGTGCTGTTCGACGCCGTGCAACGGGCGGTGGCTCGGGGGGCCGATCTGGTGCTGGTCGACACCGCCGGGCGCCTGCACACCAAGGTCAACCTCATGGAGGAGCTCAAGAAGGTGCGGCGGGTGGCAGAGCGGTCTCCCGCCCACCTGGGCGAGGTGCTGCTGGTCCTCGACGCCACGACGGGACAGAACGGCTTGGTCCAGGCCCGCCAGTTCTCCGAGGCGGTCGGCGTCACCGGCGTCGTCCTCACCAAGCTCGACGGCACCGCCAAGGGCGGCATCGCCCTGGCCGTGGTCGCCGACCTCGGGCTGCCGATCAAGCTCGTGGGGCTGGGCGAGTCGCCCGCCGATCTCGTCCCCCTCGACCCCGACGAGTTCGTCGAGGCCCTGTTCGCCTGAGGGGCGCAGGGTTTGTCGAAAGTGGGCGCATCGACGTCGGCCGCGGCGCCCACTTTCGCCCCGACGTGGAACGGCACGGCGCTGGCGGGCCCTCGCCCTGGCAGGGAGCATCGAGCCGGCTGGCCGTTCCGGTAGCCTGGCTCGAGATGTTCGAGTCTCTTTCCGATCGATTCGAGGGTATTTTCACCCGCCTCCGGGGCCGCGGGCACCTGGGCGAGGCCGAGGTCGACCAGGCCCTCGGCGAGATCCGGCTGGCCCTCCTCGAGGCGGACGTCAACCTCGCCGTCGTCCGGGGTTTCATCGCCCGGGTACGGGAGCGCTGCGTCGGGGCCGAGCTGTCCAAGAGCCTCTCGCCCGCCCAGCAGGTCATCAAGATCGTCAACGAGGAGCTCACGGCCATCCTCGGCGGCGAGGCCCTGCGCATCACCTACGCCTCCAAGCCTCCGACGGTGGTCCTGCTGGCAGGTCTCCAGGGCTCCGGGAAGACCACCGGGGCAGCCAAGCTCGCCCGGTGGTTCAAGCAGCAGGGTCGCCAGCCGCTGCTCGTCGGGGCCGACCTCCAGCGGCCGGCCGCCGTGGAGCAGCTCCGCGTCCTCGGGGGCCAGGCCGGCGTGACCGTGTTCAGCGAGCCGACCGATCCGGTGAGCGTCGCCCGGCGGGCGCTGGACGAGGCCCAACGCAGGGGCCGCGACGTGGTCATCGTCGACACGGCGGGTCGTCTCACGATCGACGAGGCCCTCATGGACGAGGTTCGCCGCGTCTCAGAGGTGCTCCATCCCCAGTACACCTTCCTGGTCATCGACTCCATGACCGGCCAGGACGCCGTGGCCACGGCCGAGGCGTTCCACGCCACCCTGGAGCTGGACGGCGTGGTGCTCTCCAAGCTCGACGGCGACGCCCGTGGCGGCGCCGCACTCTCGGTGAAGGAGGTCGTCGGCCGACCCATCGCCTTCGCCTCGACCGGTGAGAAGCTGGGCGACTTCGACACCTTCTACCCGGATCGCATGGCGAGCCGCATCCTCGGCATGGGCGACATGCTGACGCTCATCGAGACGGCGGAGCAGCACTACGACGAGGAGACCGCCACCCGCGCTGCGGAGCGACTGCAGGAGGGGCAGTTCACACTCGAGGACTTTCTCGAGCAGATGCAGCAAATCAAGAAGATGGGTCCCCTAACGGGGATCCTCGGCATGCTCCCGGGGCTGCCCAAGGACATCAAGAACGCCCCCATCGACGACGGCCAGCTGGCCCAGGTCGAGGCCATCATCCGCTCCATGACCCTGGGCGAGCGCCGGGACCCGACCATCGTCAACGGATCGAGACGCCTGCGCATCGCCAACGGCAGTGGCTCGACGACCGCCCAGGTGAACGCCCTGCTCAAGCAGTTCAAGGAGATGCAGCGCATGATGAAGGGTGTCGGAGGCGGCAAGGCCTCCGGCAAGCCGGGGAAGAAGGGCAAGCGTGGTCGTGTGACGCCCTCGCTCGCCGACCTCAGCTCGCTTCGCTAGCGGGCCCTACAAAGCAAGGCCGGCCGGGTTGGCCGGCCCAGAAAGGTAAGGATCGATTCGTGGCAGTCAAGCTCCGCCTCATGAGGATGGGCAAGAAAAAGCAGCCCACCTACCGCGTCGTGGCCGCCGACAGCAGCTCCCCTAGGGACGGCCGTTTCATCGAGATCGTCGGCACCTACGCCCCCAGGTCCGATCCATCCGTCGTCAACATCGACTCCGCCAAGGCGGTCAAGTGGCTGTCCCAGGGGGCCAAGCCGACCGAGCGGGTCGAGAAGCTGTTGCGCGTCTCCGGGGCCTGGGACGAGTTCACCGCTGCAGCATCGAAGTGAGCGACATGTCTGACCCGGAGGTCGGCTATCCGGCCGGCGGCGAGGTCGACGAGGTCGACGACATGGCGGGGAACCGGGCGTCGGGCTCGATCCCGAGAGAGGTGCTCGAGCACATCGCGCGCTCGATCGTCGACGACCCCGACGCGGTGGTGATCGAGGTCGACGAGGCGCGCCAGAGAGTGAACCTCCGATTGCACGTCGCCCCCAACGACATGGGCAGGATCATCGGACGGCGGGGCCGCGTCGCCCAGGCCATCCGCACCCTGGTCAGGGCGGCGGGCGCCAACGAGGGGATCGAGGCCAGCGTCGACATCGTCGACTGACCGGTCGACGCCAGCGGCGGACGGCCCGGGAGGCCGGTCCGATAGCCGAGCCACGCTCGAGGTCGGCAGGGTCGACCGGCCGCACGGGCTGCGGGGCGACGTGATCGTACGCCTGGTGACCGACCGCACCGAGCGGCTGTCGGCGGGAGTCGTGCTCTCGTCGAGCGCCGGCGACCTCGAGGTCGTGCGGGCCGCGCCTCACGGCGAGCGCTGGATCGTCTCGTTCGCCGGGGTGGGCGACCGGGACGGGGCCGAGGCCCTGAGGGACGTGGTCCTCCGGGCCGAGCCGATCGTCGACCCCGAGGCCCTCTGGGTCCACGAGCTGCACGGGTCCGAGGTCGTCGACGTGAAGGGGCAACGGGTAGGGCGGGTGGTCGCCGTCGAGGCCAACCCGGCCAGCGACCTGCTGGTACTCGACGGGGGAGGTCTCGTGCCACTGCGGTTCGTGGTCGAGCACCGTGCGGGCACGTTGGTCGTCGACGTTCCCGACGGGCTCCTGGAGTGATCCCATCGTGCGGGTGGACGTCTTCACCATCTTTCCGGGGGTGATCGAGGCCGTCGGCCGCGAGAGCCTGGTCGGGCGGGCCCGCCAGCACGGCCTGCTGGACCTGAGGATCCACGACCTGCGCTCGGCGGCGACCGATCCGCGACGCTCGGTGGACGACACTCCGTTCGGCGGCGGGGCGGGGATGGTGCTGGCGGCTGGTCCGGTCTTCGGGGCGGTCGAGGCCGCTCGACCGCCCCGGCCGCTGTTCCTGCTCGGGCCGGCAGGGCGGCCGCTCGACCAGGCCCTGGTGCGGGAGCTGGCCGACCTGGGTGGCTTCTCGCTGCTCTGTGGGCGCTACGAGGGCGTCGACGAACGGGTGGCCGAGCACCTCGTCGACGACGAGCTGTCGATCGGTGACTACGTCCTGGCCGGCGGGGAGGCGGCCGCCTTCGTCGTCGTCGAGGCGGTGACCCGGCTGGTGCCTGGGGTCATGGGCAACGCGGCGTCGGCGGCCGAGGAGAGCTTCACCGACGGGCTGCTGGAGTACCCCCAGTACACGAGGCCGGCCGACTTCCGCGGCTGGGTCGTCCCGGAGGCGCTCCGTTCGGGCGACCACGCCCGCATCGCCCGCTGGCGCCGAGCCCAGGCGCTGGCCCGGACCCTCGCCCGGCGTCCCGATCTCGTCGAAGCTCGCGGCGGATTGACCGACGACGAGGTGCGGCTCCTCGCCGAGCACGGGTATCCTGCGGAGTCCCCCCGGTCTTCCGAGGAGCCTCCGCGCCATGAACCCCACCGACCTGGTCGATCGTGACAGCCTCCGTGACGACATCCCGGCGTTCGCGCCCGGGGACACAGTTCGTGTCCACGTTCGGGTGGTCGAGGGGAACCGGCAGAGGGTCCAGGTGTTCCAGGGGGCCGTCATCCGCCGCCAGGGCTCTGGTGTCAGGGAGACGTTCACCGTCCGCAAGGTGAGCTTCGGCGTTGGCGTCGAACGCACGTTCCCGGTGCACTCGCCGATCATCGCCAGGATCGAGCCCG encodes:
- the ffh gene encoding signal recognition particle protein — its product is MFESLSDRFEGIFTRLRGRGHLGEAEVDQALGEIRLALLEADVNLAVVRGFIARVRERCVGAELSKSLSPAQQVIKIVNEELTAILGGEALRITYASKPPTVVLLAGLQGSGKTTGAAKLARWFKQQGRQPLLVGADLQRPAAVEQLRVLGGQAGVTVFSEPTDPVSVARRALDEAQRRGRDVVIVDTAGRLTIDEALMDEVRRVSEVLHPQYTFLVIDSMTGQDAVATAEAFHATLELDGVVLSKLDGDARGGAALSVKEVVGRPIAFASTGEKLGDFDTFYPDRMASRILGMGDMLTLIETAEQHYDEETATRAAERLQEGQFTLEDFLEQMQQIKKMGPLTGILGMLPGLPKDIKNAPIDDGQLAQVEAIIRSMTLGERRDPTIVNGSRRLRIANGSGSTTAQVNALLKQFKEMQRMMKGVGGGKASGKPGKKGKRGRVTPSLADLSSLR
- the rpsP gene encoding 30S ribosomal protein S16, giving the protein MAVKLRLMRMGKKKQPTYRVVAADSSSPRDGRFIEIVGTYAPRSDPSVVNIDSAKAVKWLSQGAKPTERVEKLLRVSGAWDEFTAAASK
- a CDS encoding KH domain-containing protein → MSDPEVGYPAGGEVDEVDDMAGNRASGSIPREVLEHIARSIVDDPDAVVIEVDEARQRVNLRLHVAPNDMGRIIGRRGRVAQAIRTLVRAAGANEGIEASVDIVD
- the trmD gene encoding tRNA (guanosine(37)-N1)-methyltransferase TrmD yields the protein MDVFTIFPGVIEAVGRESLVGRARQHGLLDLRIHDLRSAATDPRRSVDDTPFGGGAGMVLAAGPVFGAVEAARPPRPLFLLGPAGRPLDQALVRELADLGGFSLLCGRYEGVDERVAEHLVDDELSIGDYVLAGGEAAAFVVVEAVTRLVPGVMGNAASAAEESFTDGLLEYPQYTRPADFRGWVVPEALRSGDHARIARWRRAQALARTLARRPDLVEARGGLTDDEVRLLAEHGYPAESPRSSEEPPRHEPHRPGRS
- the rplS gene encoding 50S ribosomal protein L19, which produces MNPTDLVDRDSLRDDIPAFAPGDTVRVHVRVVEGNRQRVQVFQGAVIRRQGSGVRETFTVRKVSFGVGVERTFPVHSPIIARIEPVIQGDVRRAKLYYLRGRVGKAAKIKEKRQLSPATPAKKGKSAI